The region CTATCTCCGGTGACTGTGGCCACAGTTATGGCACAAAGTCCTTATAGGATTAAGATCAGGCCAAGTCTGCAAGGTTGTAGATCGTGGTTTATATTAGGCTCTAGCTTTCTATTTTGCGGTCGGTccaagggagacaggaagagttGAGCGGTAGGTATTTCGGGGCCTGAAATCCTGACGATGGCTTGCTCACCTGCTGGTGGCGCTCTCTAGTGGTATAATTCTTGAGATTTTGCTCGATTTGGAAAGCCACAGAATCCATgtcagggtggaggagggagttGGAATTTGCCCGGGGATAGGTTCATTGCACTCTAATTCCGAACCTGGGTACAGATCACTCTGTAAAATTGCAGGAAGCCATGACCTGGAGGCTCTAAATAGTAACCCGTAGACATTTCCTGAGAATCATCTGCATTTTAACACTTGCAGCAAACATGTCTTAACCGAAGACATAGTGCACCGGGAGGTGACCCCTGACCAGAAGCTTCTGTCCCGGAGACTCCTGACCAAGACCAACAGGATGCCACGTTGGGCAGAGCGACTGTTTCCCGCCAACGTTGCTCACTCGGTGTACATCCTGGAGGACTCGATTGTGGACCCACAGAATCAGACCATGACCACCTTCACTTGGAACATCAACCACGCCCGGCTGATGGTGAGACTTCCTTTGGTTCCTCAAAATAGTTGCCCTTCAGATTTCAGGCTGGAGAATTGTGGGAACTTCTGCGGCCAAAGGCGGGCCTCATCTGTAGAGTTCTGCCCTTAGATTGGTCTATCCTTTTTGAGTGGTTGGATTCTCCGGGACTGCCCCTCGGCTCTCAGATGGTGGGGAAAGACACCCATTTTCAAAGCTTGTTACAAGTGCTGTACACAGAGCAGTCGGTTggtgacatacatacatacatacatacatacatacatacatacataggctTTCAGGAGTTATGCTGGGTGACAAAGGGACACAGTGACTTCCATCAAGGCTTGGAGGTGTCTGGAATGTACCTCAGTTTCTGCATGAGATTTGAGGGGATGCATCATGTTCCTTGGATCCTTCGGAAGGCTTGAAATCCCATGTTTGGGGATATTCAGAGTGTCATTTGCCTGTGTGACTAACCTTCGAGCTTCGAGAtgattctttctcagcttctgtaAACTTGAGAGGTGGGAATTGTGTGTTTTGCAAAAGAAAAGCTTTATAAAGATGTGCCCCTCACGGGCACAATGTGTGAGGAAGGCACCCTTTCCTGCCTGGCACTGTCTGAAGTCACCTCAGCTGAGAGCTCTGCTTGGTAACATAGTGGTGTGTTTGTGACTTCTCTTCACGTTCTTCAGGAGGCTGCCACACCCTTTGATAATAAAAGCTGTCATTATTGGGGGGGGGGACgagaacacgcacacacactatcAGGAAGCTCAGAGGGAAGAAAGCAGACGAGAAACACTGTTCACCTCTATATCCAGAGGCCCCAAGCAAAGCCCTGGATCAGGGTAGAATAGCCGCTGATCCCAGGAAACTGCGTTCTACTTCGAAGGGTCAGTATTGAGGTTATAGAGGCAGAACAGCCTCTCTCCGGGCCTGAGATACAAAATGGGAAGAACTCTGTGGGGGCAGGGACTCACCCGATGTTGAGTGCAGGAATATGGTGCTAGCTTGTCTGAGCGTGCCCCTTCAGGGTGCTCAGCCTGGCTTCCCTTGAAGGTGGTGGAGGAAAGATGTGTTTACTGTGTGAACTCTGACAATAGCGGCTGGACCGAAATCCGTCGGGAGGCCTGGGTCTCCTCTAGCTTATTTGGTGTCTCCAGAGCTGTCCAGGTAAGAGGTTGGGGGCTGGGCCGGGCCGGGCTGGGCTGGGCCGGGCTGGGCCGGGCCCTGGGTCATTGAGCAACTCTcccatccttctcctcctgccaGGAATTTGGTCTTGCCCGGTTCAAAAGCAATGTGACCAAGACAATGAAAGGCTTTGAATACATCCTGGCCAAGCTACAAGGTGAGAGCCCTAGACACTGTTTCAGGAATCGGGAGGACCCTCACTACCAATAGCTGGAGCGGTCCTACCTCTGCTTAACCAATGAAGCATGGGGCCAGTCTTAGTCTGAGACTCTTTATGTGTGCCCGGAAGGGCTGGAGGGTCAGAAACAGGGGGCTCCAACTATCCCTAAGAAGCCGGGCCCTTCAACAGTGACTGCCGAGGTTGATGAGGGGTTGGGTGGGTCTTCTGGGCACCATCTGAAGCCAGCCCCTGTCATTGCCACAGGTGAGGCCCCTTCAAAAACACTTGTTGAGACAGCTAAGGAggccaaagagaaagcaaaggagaccGCACTGGCAGCTACAGAGAAGGCCAAGGACCTGGCCAACAAGGCCGCcaccaagcagcagcagcagcagctcgtatagccctcttcctctccctcctcccccgtGTACTTGATTATTAAAGATGAACCTGCAGCCCTCTCTGCTGTCTGGGGTGGTGGGTCAGGGCGCTGTCCTGGTCAGTATCTGCACCACGCCCAGCTCTGTCTGCTGGGCCGATCGAGGGGTgcagtgacttgcccaaggtcacagcagTGCAATAGACTGTACGCTCCACGAGGGCAGGACTCCCCGTGTCCTCTGCTGGGTCCCACGTCCCCTGAACAATATTTAGCACATAACAGGCACTCAATAAACACATGATTTGACTGCCCCAGTTCTGGAGTCGGATCGCTTTGGTTTGAGTCTGGAGCTCAGGCACTCGCATCTCTGCCTCAGATCAGCACCAGGATGGCAGAGCAGCCGCCTCTCACGTGACCCTGCTTGCCAGCCACAGTCTTACTTCCTCTTTTCCAGTTGTAGCTGCGACTTCCTCCATCTCATCGGGCAAAACCACGGACAGGAACTTACAAAAgaggattttaatgaaaatactgTGCGGTATATACGGGCAGAGGCCTGGGGCTTTGCCCAGGAACAAGAAGTTTACAGGCCTCCTGTCCCTGTGGGGAGCAGCAGAGCAGAGCCAAGCGCTACATAAAAtcccctgggggtggggagggtagcCCAGGCTCAAGCTGTGCAGCAGAGTCCAGAGTCTGCTCCCACACGGTGATGGCTTTATTGTCACTTCGACacgtggctgtgagccactgacTGGCAGGTTCAGTCCAGAGAGAGTACAGGCCACTCCGGCCGCGGGCATCATAGCCAGGTGCCAGTGCTGTGTGAGTAGCTGTGCTCCTGCCCAGCGCTGAAGCTCTGTAGGAGTTCCGTCTCAGTCCCAAACACCAGGCTTTCCACATCCAcctccagatcctctgcaaggaGAAGCCAGTCAGGAGCTCAGCCGCACATGCGACCCACCCCAGCCTCGCCCCTTCCAGGGCATGCACCGCACCTTGGTCCGAGTCAAAGCGCTCAGAGGACAGGCCTGAAGAATCGAGGCTGTCAGCTCTCAGCCGGTCCCGCTCTCTCACTCCCAGCAGCCCCTGGAGCTGCTCCAACTGCTGCTGCAGGCTCTGCTGTCTGCTCCGAAGCTTCTCCTTGAGCCGCTgggcctgctgctcctgctcctccagcTTCTGCAGAACCCACAGGGGCAGGGACCAGGGTCAGCTGCCCAGGGCTTTTGTCTACGTCGGACAGGCGGCCACATAACCCCACCCAAGGCGGTTTCATGACCTCCAGAGGTTACCACCTCCTGCCCTTCAATATCTAGAGAGTTGTCTGTGTGAGTATGGATGGCAGGGTGCCCCAATTTCAGATGTCCTTAGGGCCTAGTCACGTAATACAATGGAGTGGAGTATAATGTCAGTACAAACTTGGGGACTGTGGCATCCTGACAAGCAAAACTGAAGGATGTGGCCACACCTAGGTTTTCCCCCACTGCGCCCATGGCCACAGACCTCGAAGTATCTGATCTCCATTTCTTTGAATAATGGAGAGCCAAGTTTTCTCACATCAAGTACTGTGAAGTGCGGCCAACGAGACAAAGAGACGACACCTGGAGGCGCTCGTTAGCACTTGCTgggccctaggtttgatccttaACCCATACAAAGaattttggcttgtttgttttaaaaaaaaggtggggggggggtaaTAAGCCAGAGCACTCAGGACAAGGTACAAAAGAATACATGTCCTCACCTAGACTAAGCTACAGGGCTGGGTACCATCAAGGCAGAGGGACCCTGGGAAGTTGCAGAGTCCAGCTTTGTCTCTGGTTGGCCAGGAGAGAAGCCTTTAAAGCTGCCATGAGACCACTTAGAGCCCAGAAAAGCAAGGCCTGCATTAGGGAGAGGCTTGGGTTTCACAGGAAGCGGGAAGTGAGGCTGTGTCCCATCAGGGATCCCAGCTCCAGACGGCCTCAGCCTCTGTAGATGTGCACGCAGAGTAGAAGGCAGCTCAGGAGAAGCTGCCCAAGAAACGGCTGATGCCCAGGTGCCAGTCAACCCCTCTGGGTAGCACATTTCATCCACTTGAAAATGAGGTCGAACAATCTCCATGGGAGAAACCTAAGCCTACATGAGAACCAGGGCAACTGGAAGTGACACAGGCACGTATGTGACAGCGCAGACATGTGCTGAACGGCAATGGCACTGACTGTGCCCTGCTCTTGGAAAGAGCCTGACAGGGAGGTGCATAATAAACACCGAGAAACAGGACAGGCGTTAGGACTGAATCTGCCTCTCGGTCTGCTGTCCCTTCAATCTGACTGTCGCTCTGTTTCCTTCCATCAGATGGGCCCAGAAAGCAGGAAACAGTCTTTTGTGTTGCCAAGGTAGCTTCTAACACGCCCACATGGTCCGCAGAGCCGAGGCCTTGGCGTCTGCATACCCACTCCTGTCCACCAGGGGGCCTGCAATTCCACCCAAGCAGCAGCAAGGCCAAGTTCACTTGTACTTTGCCTCCAggccctcccacctcacctccccacccacccccacccccgcaagaCCAGCAGAACCCAAACCAGTAAGCCCTGAAGACAGGAGGAGAGGCTAGTACCAGCCCTCTGCGATCTGCCAAATCACCTGGcttaaaaacagtattttcacCAGCCATCTACTCCCTGCTGAACCCAACAGGAAACAGACTCGTCCAAGGTCTCACAGCTAAGACTTAAGTAATATTAACCAGAACAAAAGGACCGTTCACAACGCGCCAGAGCAGCCCCgctgtcttcttttcttccccttaagATGAATTCGAGAACTAAAAGCACAGGGTTGCCTCGAGTCACACAGAATGGAGGCAGCTCTCCAGCCAAGCCATCCACAGCACAACACCACGCTGTCTCACAAGCACACTGGGGACAGCAGGCAGCTCTTTACCTGGATGTGCATCCTGGCCCTGCGCAGCAGGCTCAGTGTAGTATATCGGGTACGGTCAACTCCCAAGGGCATCTGCTGCCTCAGTTGCTCTAAGCACCGCTTCAGCTGGGCTCTCCTGCAGAGGAAGGAGTCTGGAGGGCAGTTTCAGCCCCACCTCCCCAGGCAGAGGGATGGCCAGGGAGGAAAGGTCTGAGAGAGATGGTCCTTGGGACCTGGTACTGTTGGGGGCCAGGTTGGGACTCACCTCCGTTTCTCCAGCTCATTGTGCACATGCCTGCAAATGCCAAGGAGGAGAGGTGAGGGGCAGCTTGTGCTGTGCAAAGCCTCAGCCCCAGGTACAGCTCCAAACTCACTACCTGTGCCAAGTAAGGCTTTCGTGGGGGTCTAGGCTCATTTTGGACACCAAACCCCAGGTAGTGGCAAAAggaatcaaacacacacacacacacacacacacaccgaaagATACAGGACACTTGCCCAGGTACTTGCTGGGTCTCCCCCTGACAGCCAGGCAAGACAGGTCCCCCGGAAAGATGTGATACTtgatcaaaaaaacaaaaacaaaaaaaaccaagcctGCCAGAGAAATCAGTAGGAGGGAAAACCATTTAAAAGGAACAGAATATGCAAAAGGACAGAAAAGCAGAGCAGAGGcctgtaggggtgtgtgtgtgtgtgtgtgcgtgtgtgtgtgcgtgtgtgtgtgtgtgtgtgtgtgtgtgcgtgtgtgtgtgtgtgtgtgtgtgtgtgtgtgtgtgtgtgtgtgtgtgtgtgtgtgtgtgtgtgtgtgtgtgtgtgcgtgtgtgtgtgtgtgtgtgtgtgtgtgtgtgtgtgtgtgtgtgtgtgtgtgtgtgtgtgtgtgtgtgtgtgtgtgtgtgtgtgtgtgtgtgtgtgtgtgtgtgtgtgtgtgtgtgtgtgtgtgtgtgtgtgtgtgtgtgtgtgtgtgtgtgtgtgtgtgtgtgtgtgaaaggcagAGGGGCAGGGTACCTGGCCCAGAAGAGCAAACAAGTGAGGAGAATTAGACGGGCCAGCTAAGGATCAGCATCCCTCCTTACACTGCCCCATCCCTGCTCACCGCCCACTGTTGAGCGCGCCAGGAGCTTGCAGGGgtgccttcctcctcctgcataCGGCCCCGGGACTGTGGTGTGGACACAGGGACGCATAACCGTGCTCCGCCTCTgccagagagagaacacagcccGTCAGCTGGAGCCCCTGGCACGGCGTAGTTAAGGAAAGGCTTTTGGCGCCAGGATCTCCCCAGTCACTCCATGCCCGGCTGCCTACGAACTCCTATGGATGTGCGGGCAGCAGCGCGCTAGCTGCCCTCGAGCCGCGCTCCATCCAAGTTGGGAGCCAAATGCAGCCCGGGCGCGGGGTCAGTCCTCACCTCTCTCGCGCCTCTCCAGGAACTCCGCTGCCTGCAGCAGAACCTGGATGTTGCTAGCCACGGGTTCCATGTCGGCGACAGCCGACGGCGAGCGGGGTAGGGATGCTGGCCCTGGCAGCCGCCTTACCACTTTTGTTTCAATGTAACTGACACGGTGCCACTAGTAGAGGGCCCGCCCCGCCCCGGCCGCCCCGGCCCCGCCTCCGCCCCGCCCCTGGGAACTGCGTCCGCCCCGCCCAACCCCGCCCAGCCAGCCTCTTCCCGCCCAGTCTGACCCGGGCTGCAGCTCGGCGCTCTGGGGACGAGCCCTCCGCCGGGCCGAGCAGCCTGGACATTGGGTGCTGCGAGCTGCCCCGCTCCCGCGACAAGCAGTCGCGCGGGTCCTTGAAGGCGCGGGCCTGGGCTGCACGTGCGCGCGGGGCGCGGCCACATCCTCGGGGCGGGCCACGAGCCTCAGAGACTGGGTTGGCTGGCGCGCGGTCCCGCCCTCTCCCGCCGCGGGGGCCCCGCTCGGGCGGGAAAAGCCGCAGGTTTCAAATTTGAAAACCCGGACGAGGAGGGCGGGGGCGAGCGGTGAGAGATGGCGATGCGCACGCGCCTGTCTTGGGGCCAGGACGCTGGACAAGGTACGGGCCGCCCCGCATCTGCCCCTCGTTGGTCCTCGAATGGGAATCCCTCGCGGTTCTCCCGTCATTTGCAGGGAGGTTAATGTCGTCGGGAAAACGTCTGTTGTTAACAGCTTCCGAAGCCAGGGCATGAAACACAGCATCTCGCCCTGGGTTCGCCCCGGGTTCTGGAGCTCCTCCGCGGTCGCTGCTAGGTGTGACAACTCGGGAACGTGAGACAGCCTTGCGGAGGGGTTAGAGCTAAGGCCTATGTATTGCCCAGAAAGCAAGCAACCATCTCATTAGGGCCATTGCAACCAGACGGCCCATGGGAGGCCCATCTAGAACAAGGCTCTCCTAGCCATCTGGTGGGTAACCAGGGGTAACCATACCTGAGTCAGGAATGGTGGGGATTTCTCAGAGTCCGCTGGACTAGAGATGGGAGGGCGCGGGTTGGGGGGTATGAAAAGATGGTCTAGGTAAACCCAGACACGCGCCAATCAGGCCCCTTCCAAAAAGGCTCTCTTAAAAGTCAtcgccaggggttggggatttagctcagtggtacagcgcttgcctagggaagcacaaggccctgggttcggtccccagctccgaaaaaaaaagaaccaaaaaaaaaaaaaaaaaaagtcatcgcCAGAGAAATcgccaacctttttttttttctctctctctctctaagagtTGCAGTTACTGTGTAACAGTTTGTAGACTGAAACAAAGACACTGTAGCTATGGAGAAACACCGGAAGATCCGCCCAGGCACAGAACAGGGGGATGACCCCTAATGCTCACGTGATTTCAGGATGTAATTCCccttggaagagagagagaggaggaattgACACAGGATCTCATTTGCAACAATCTcgcttcaaacttgctatgtaaccaaAGATGGCGACTTCCTGATATTCCTTCCTACTCCCAGATGCCAGGATTTCAGGTGAGCACCATGTAGCCAGCGAGTACCTAATCTTGTTTCTCTAAGACAGCACACACTCAGTGCAGGCACAAATCTCATCATAACAGTACCCAGGAGACTTTGGCCTCAGAGCAGGATGGAGACAAAATTGTTCTCCAAGGAAAGGTCcagcagaaggaaggcagggtaATGTAAGTAAGGCAGGCACTGAAGAGGAACTGAGTGGCCACACCAGTCCTAGAAACGTCATCCTAGGAGCTGTAGGGAACAGCCTGGCTGAAAGGTGccgttagaggtcagcctggcctcAGACCTCCCATGAATATGGGTCGGGGCCACAGGCCAGAGCAGGCAAGAGTAACACTTCCTAGGGAAAAGGTGAGGTGTGGAGATGAAGCACCCTCAAGACAGTGTTCCAGCAAGTACATGCCAGACCCAGGCCAACAGATGCTCCAGTGACCTGAAAGAGCCCCTGTCCCTAGGTCCCCTGGGTCCTGTGCTGCCTGGGGACCATCCACTGGCCTGTCAGCCACAGTAACTGGAGTGGGCTGTCTTACCTTGTTGCAATCTGTCAGATTCTAATGTCCAAATGGACTTGTGCCTTGGATCCCCAAGGAAGGCAGCCTTCCACCGACCACTACAAAAGATTCAGGATATAGCCCTACTGTCCCTGTCCCCAGAACCCTCCAGTCCTCTTTGCAGGTGTGGGGACCAGACTCAGATGCTG is a window of Rattus rattus isolate New Zealand chromosome 14, Rrattus_CSIRO_v1, whole genome shotgun sequence DNA encoding:
- the Mxd3 gene encoding max dimerization protein 3 encodes the protein MEPVASNIQVLLQAAEFLERREREAEHGYASLCPHHSPGAVCRRRKAPLQAPGALNSGRHVHNELEKRRRAQLKRCLEQLRQQMPLGVDRTRYTTLSLLRRARMHIQKLEEQEQQAQRLKEKLRSRQQSLQQQLEQLQGLLGVRERDRLRADSLDSSGLSSERFDSDQEDLEVDVESLVFGTETELLQSFSAGQEHSYSHSTGTWL
- the Prelid1 gene encoding PRELI domain-containing protein 1, mitochondrial isoform X2, translating into MVKYFLGQSVLRSSWDQVFAAFWQRYPNPYSKHVLTEDIVHREVTPDQKLLSRRLLTKTNRMPRWAERLFPANVAHSVYILEDSIVDPQNQTMTTFTWNINHARLMEFGLARFKSNVTKTMKGFEYILAKLQGEAPSKTLVETAKEAKEKAKETALAATEKAKDLANKAATKQQQQQLV
- the Prelid1 gene encoding PRELI domain-containing protein 1, mitochondrial isoform X1 yields the protein MVKYFLGQSVLRSSWDQVFAAFWQRYPNPYSKHVLTEDIVHREVTPDQKLLSRRLLTKTNRMPRWAERLFPANVAHSVYILEDSIVDPQNQTMTTFTWNINHARLMVVEERCVYCVNSDNSGWTEIRREAWVSSSLFGVSRAVQEFGLARFKSNVTKTMKGFEYILAKLQGEAPSKTLVETAKEAKEKAKETALAATEKAKDLANKAATKQQQQQLV